A genomic region of Deltaproteobacteria bacterium contains the following coding sequences:
- a CDS encoding PIG-L family deacetylase gives MKIMVFAPHPDDEIIGCGGTLAGHVRAGDDVVIAYLTSGEAGSLAVPSEELRVVREGEAREGARHLGVHDLIFLHFPDGCLEFSPELIRTLTRLIRGKAPDVLYLPHGQETPRDHRLTHELGLEAVRRAGGPWFQDCGGEPWHVRHVLSYEVWTPIVAPAHYNDITSWIDLKVAALRCHASQVATVPYDEAVRGLNRYRGILSGTGDYCEAFQVITRNPSTRE, from the coding sequence ATGAAAATCATGGTTTTTGCGCCCCATCCGGACGACGAGATCATCGGTTGCGGCGGGACGCTCGCCGGCCATGTCCGGGCGGGTGATGACGTGGTCATTGCGTATCTGACTTCCGGAGAGGCGGGGAGTCTTGCCGTTCCTTCCGAGGAACTGCGGGTCGTCCGGGAAGGGGAGGCCCGGGAGGGGGCAAGACATCTGGGTGTTCATGATCTGATCTTCCTCCATTTTCCTGACGGCTGCCTCGAATTTTCGCCGGAGTTGATCCGCACGCTTACCAGGCTGATTCGGGGAAAGGCCCCCGATGTGCTGTATCTGCCCCACGGACAGGAGACCCCCCGGGACCACCGACTGACCCATGAACTCGGCCTGGAAGCCGTCCGCCGGGCGGGTGGGCCCTGGTTCCAGGACTGCGGCGGGGAGCCTTGGCATGTCAGACACGTTTTGTCCTATGAGGTTTGGACGCCCATCGTCGCGCCTGCACATTATAACGATATAACCTCTTGGATCGATCTCAAGGTGGCGGCGCTTCGCTGCCATGCCTCCCAGGTGGCGACGGTGCCCTATGACGAGGCTGTCAGGGGCCTGAACCGTTATCGCGGGATTCTCTCCGGAACGGGCGACTATTGTGAGGCGTTTCAGGTCATAACAAGGAATCCTTCGACAAGGGAATGA
- a CDS encoding 4Fe-4S binding protein produces the protein MKNWNMDIAGVTFKNPIIVTAGTPTRKVHGLESSIRAGAGGVCTKSISFQPFSWPFPRPCNSFLDKWGDPGSIIGFELGFWQPEEGENFIKKIKPLAEKENTRVIANIAVEEFETEKLKDLAKRLQDSGADMIEIGCPCPILIPIEVSEAWYEKNLSRVIEILKEAVDVPVYPKLFVDALSEKNMRRIEDAGADAVHLVPPPHGITVDVESGKPFIPIYGLYYNRGWRGIGSYWTYIVSEMAKIPVISSGGVFGGRDAVERVMLGASLVGICTAVIYYGYQRISKIIKEFDEFMERKGFGTIEDILGVASPYVGDLQAFGRLVQQRQVPRETLTIEIDYGKCTKCGRCLVCNYGAMTMENKTPRIDLTLCERCGVCESLCPVDAIMIQRPV, from the coding sequence ATGAAAAACTGGAACATGGACATCGCAGGCGTAACATTTAAAAATCCCATCATAGTCACTGCGGGTACGCCCACAAGAAAGGTTCACGGGCTGGAAAGCTCTATCAGGGCCGGTGCGGGGGGGGTATGTACCAAAAGTATCAGTTTTCAGCCTTTCAGTTGGCCGTTTCCCCGTCCGTGTAATTCTTTTCTGGATAAATGGGGGGACCCCGGTTCCATCATCGGGTTTGAACTGGGCTTCTGGCAGCCGGAGGAGGGTGAAAATTTCATTAAAAAAATCAAGCCGCTTGCGGAAAAAGAGAATACCCGGGTGATCGCAAACATTGCGGTCGAGGAGTTTGAAACGGAGAAACTGAAGGACTTGGCCAAAAGGCTTCAGGACAGCGGCGCCGATATGATAGAAATCGGCTGCCCGTGCCCCATCCTGATTCCGATAGAAGTATCCGAAGCATGGTATGAGAAAAATCTCTCTCGGGTGATAGAAATCCTGAAAGAGGCCGTGGATGTTCCCGTTTACCCCAAATTGTTCGTCGATGCCCTGAGCGAGAAAAACATGAGAAGGATTGAGGACGCCGGGGCGGATGCGGTTCACCTGGTTCCTCCTCCCCATGGTATCACCGTTGATGTCGAAAGTGGTAAACCGTTCATTCCCATTTACGGGCTTTATTATAACCGGGGCTGGCGCGGTATCGGATCCTATTGGACCTACATTGTGTCAGAAATGGCAAAAATTCCGGTCATTTCTTCCGGGGGGGTCTTTGGGGGCAGGGATGCGGTTGAGCGCGTCATGCTGGGTGCCTCGCTCGTGGGGATATGCACGGCCGTAATATATTACGGATACCAGAGAATAAGTAAAATCATTAAAGAATTCGATGAATTCATGGAGAGAAAAGGTTTTGGGACTATTGAAGACATACTCGGAGTCGCTTCACCTTATGTCGGTGACCTTCAGGCATTCGGACGATTGGTCCAGCAGAGACAGGTCCCGAGAGAAACGCTCACCATAGAGATCGATTATGGGAAATGCACCAAATGCGGGCGGTGCCTGGTTTGCAATTATGGCGCGATGACGATGGAGAACAAGACCCCCAGAATTGACCTGACCCTTTGCGAAAGGTGCGGTGTCTGCGAGTCCTTGTGTCCCGTGGATGCGATCATGATTCAAAGACCCGTTTAA
- a CDS encoding Smr/MutS family protein, protein MEWARRLPRSDFPVQTHIDLHGYTITAAQPALETFLLDAIVAGRQSVLVIHSRELSLPRETDLTLYRNTQRSRFARWENHRRRLGPGSSVAIVVK, encoded by the coding sequence CTGGAATGGGCCCGGCGTCTCCCCCGGAGCGATTTCCCCGTCCAGACCCACATCGATCTCCACGGTTATACGATCACAGCAGCCCAACCGGCCCTGGAAACTTTCCTGCTAGACGCGATCGTCGCGGGCAGGCAGTCGGTCCTCGTTATCCACAGCCGGGAACTTTCCTTGCCCAGGGAAACAGACCTCACCCTCTATCGTAATACCCAACGCAGTCGTTTCGCCCGCTGGGAAAATCATCGCCGTCGTTTAGGCCCTGGGAGCTCCGTCGCCATTGTCGTAAAGTGA
- the rnk gene encoding nucleoside diphosphate kinase regulator yields the protein MIEKKIFITTFDLDRLIHLIEAYRNSPRQTKLPIDMLEKELERATIVDPQDVPSDVITMNATAYLKDLATDEQVIWTLVFPKDANAENNRISILAPIGMALLGYRVGDIIEWEVPGGKRRLEVMQTLYQPEASGQYNV from the coding sequence ATGATCGAGAAAAAAATTTTCATCACGACTTTCGATCTGGACCGGTTAATCCATTTAATTGAAGCCTACCGTAATTCGCCACGTCAGACAAAGCTCCCCATCGACATGCTGGAAAAGGAGCTTGAACGAGCGACAATTGTCGATCCTCAGGATGTTCCGTCAGATGTCATTACCATGAATGCCACCGCTTATTTGAAGGATCTTGCCACGGATGAACAAGTCATCTGGACCCTTGTCTTCCCTAAGGATGCAAACGCCGAAAACAACCGCATCTCTATCCTGGCCCCTATTGGAATGGCACTTTTGGGTTATCGCGTCGGAGACATAATTGAATGGGAAGTTCCCGGGGGAAAAAGAAGGCTTGAAGTCATGCAGACGCTTTACCAACCGGAAGCCTCTGGACAGTACAACGTCTGA